In the genome of Neisseria animaloris, one region contains:
- a CDS encoding MFS transporter, with product MLSFLASKPGNPVPEAEVRERYNRLRWHALFGIFIGYAAYYILRNNFLLSSPELIAEFGFTKKDIGFISGTMLIVYGISKGVMSALADKSNPKHFMIFGLMMSALVNLMMGFSASFWIFLLLCILNGIFQGMGAGPAYVVLASWFPRKSRGVTTAVFNISHNVGGGLIAPIAGAAIAWLGTEHWQAAHFIVPTVLASIVAVIVYVFGAGRTYNEGLPPMNQILQNENEELVATKTEDIDLTTWQIFKQYILKDINVWFVSFIDVFTYMIRFGVLTWLPLYLLETKGFTKGQMATAFAIFEWAAIPSTLLAGYVTDTYFKGRRMPLAMIALVGVGIAIFAYWGGQDLLTVTIGAGIVGCLIYVPMFLSSLQAIELVPSFAAGSATGLRGLLSYVLGSFSGTALFGILAERYGWDAGFYLLLFAVAACIFCCFMTHRGVLRLEKRRTVVDSQ from the coding sequence ATGTTATCTTTTTTAGCATCCAAACCGGGCAATCCCGTACCCGAAGCAGAAGTCAGAGAACGGTATAACCGCCTCAGATGGCATGCCTTATTCGGTATCTTTATCGGTTATGCCGCCTACTATATTCTGCGAAACAACTTTCTGCTTTCGTCTCCCGAGCTGATTGCCGAATTCGGCTTTACCAAAAAAGACATCGGTTTTATTTCCGGCACGATGCTGATTGTGTACGGTATCAGTAAAGGCGTGATGTCGGCACTGGCCGATAAGTCGAACCCGAAACATTTTATGATTTTTGGTTTGATGATGTCCGCCCTCGTCAACCTCATGATGGGCTTTAGTGCATCTTTCTGGATTTTCTTATTGCTGTGTATTCTGAACGGTATTTTTCAGGGTATGGGTGCGGGGCCTGCTTATGTGGTGCTGGCAAGCTGGTTCCCGCGTAAATCACGCGGCGTAACGACGGCTGTTTTCAATATCTCGCATAACGTCGGCGGCGGCCTGATCGCCCCGATTGCCGGTGCAGCCATTGCGTGGCTGGGTACAGAGCACTGGCAGGCCGCACATTTCATTGTGCCCACAGTACTGGCATCCATCGTTGCCGTTATCGTTTATGTGTTCGGTGCGGGCCGTACTTACAACGAAGGCCTGCCTCCCATGAACCAAATTCTGCAAAATGAAAATGAAGAATTGGTCGCAACCAAAACAGAAGACATCGACCTGACCACATGGCAGATTTTCAAACAATATATCCTGAAAGACATCAATGTATGGTTCGTATCGTTTATCGACGTATTCACCTATATGATCCGTTTCGGCGTGCTGACTTGGCTGCCACTGTATCTGCTTGAAACCAAAGGTTTCACCAAAGGCCAAATGGCAACCGCTTTTGCGATTTTCGAATGGGCGGCCATTCCGTCCACCCTGCTTGCCGGCTATGTAACCGACACCTATTTCAAAGGCAGACGCATGCCGCTGGCCATGATCGCTTTGGTCGGTGTGGGCATCGCCATCTTTGCTTACTGGGGCGGACAAGACCTACTCACCGTTACCATCGGTGCCGGTATCGTAGGCTGTTTGATTTATGTGCCGATGTTTTTGTCTTCACTGCAAGCCATTGAGTTGGTGCCTTCTTTTGCTGCCGGTTCTGCTACCGGTTTGCGCGGCCTGCTCAGTTATGTGCTGGGCAGCTTCTCCGGCACCGCCCTCTTCGGTATTTTGGCCGAACGTTACGGCTGGGATGCCGGTTTCTATCTTCTGCTGTTTGCCGTAGCCGCCTGTATTTTCTGCTGTTTCATGACCCATCGCGGCGTATTGCGTTTGGAAAAACGACGCACCGTTGTCGACAGCCAGTAA
- the aspS gene encoding aspartate--tRNA ligase, with the protein MRTNYCGLIDEQYLDQTVTVKGWVHRRRDHGGVIFIDLRDREGIVQVVIDPDTPEAFKTADSARNEYVLSITGKVRNRPEGTANDKMISGKIEILAKEIEILNTAATPPFQIDDENISENVRLTNRVIDLRRPQMQRNLRLRYQVAMGVRRYLDEQGFIDIETPMLTRSTPEGARDYLVPSRVHPGEFFALPQSPQLFKQLLMVAGFDRYYQITKCFRDEDLRADRQPEFTQIDIETSFLNEDEIMDITEGMAKQVFKDALGVELGDFPRMPFSEAMFYYGSDKPDMRVSLKFTELTELMKTEEFKVFRAAADMKGGRVVALRVPNGAKLSRKDIDEYTKFVGIYGAKGLAYIKVNDVSNITNGEDSGLQSPIVKFLSENCLKEIIAKTEAQNGDIIFFGADKAKIVNEAIGALRIKIGHEHGAENGYFADEWKPLWVVDFPMFEYDEENDRYAAMHHPFTSPKPGHEDLMESDPENCLARAYDMVLNGWEIGGGSIRIHRADVQEKVFAALKISPEEQQEKFGFLLDNLKFGAPPHGGLAFGLDRLVTLMTGAESIRDVIAFPKTQRAQCLLTNAPNAVDEKQLRELSLRLRAKATENKEA; encoded by the coding sequence ATGCGTACCAATTATTGTGGCTTGATTGACGAGCAATATTTAGATCAAACCGTTACCGTGAAAGGCTGGGTACACCGCCGCCGCGATCACGGCGGAGTCATTTTTATTGACTTGCGCGACCGTGAAGGCATCGTGCAGGTGGTTATCGACCCCGACACGCCGGAAGCCTTCAAAACCGCCGATTCAGCCCGTAACGAATACGTTTTAAGCATTACCGGTAAAGTGCGCAACCGCCCCGAAGGCACGGCTAACGATAAAATGATTTCCGGCAAAATCGAAATTTTGGCTAAAGAAATCGAGATTTTAAACACCGCCGCTACGCCTCCGTTCCAAATCGACGACGAAAACATCAGCGAAAACGTGCGCTTAACCAACCGTGTGATCGACCTGCGCCGTCCGCAGATGCAGCGCAACCTGCGCCTGCGCTACCAAGTGGCTATGGGCGTACGCCGCTATCTCGACGAACAAGGCTTTATCGACATCGAAACGCCGATGCTGACCCGTTCTACTCCCGAAGGCGCGCGCGATTATCTCGTGCCCAGCCGCGTGCATCCGGGTGAGTTTTTCGCTTTGCCGCAATCGCCGCAGCTGTTCAAACAACTGCTGATGGTGGCCGGTTTCGACCGTTATTACCAAATCACCAAATGTTTCCGCGATGAAGATTTGCGCGCAGACCGCCAGCCCGAATTTACCCAAATCGATATCGAAACTTCGTTCTTGAACGAAGATGAAATCATGGATATTACCGAAGGCATGGCCAAACAAGTGTTCAAAGATGCATTGGGCGTGGAATTGGGCGATTTTCCGCGCATGCCGTTCTCCGAAGCCATGTTTTACTACGGTTCCGACAAACCCGATATGCGCGTGTCGCTCAAATTTACCGAGCTGACCGAGTTGATGAAAACCGAAGAATTCAAAGTATTTCGTGCCGCAGCCGATATGAAAGGCGGCCGCGTGGTGGCTTTGCGCGTGCCCAACGGTGCGAAATTAAGCCGTAAAGACATCGACGAATACACCAAATTTGTCGGCATCTACGGCGCGAAAGGCTTGGCTTACATCAAAGTCAACGACGTGAGCAACATCACCAACGGCGAAGACAGCGGCCTGCAATCTCCGATTGTGAAATTCTTGTCTGAAAACTGCCTGAAAGAAATCATTGCCAAAACCGAAGCCCAAAACGGCGACATTATTTTCTTCGGTGCCGACAAAGCCAAGATTGTGAACGAAGCCATCGGTGCGCTGCGTATCAAAATCGGCCACGAACACGGCGCGGAAAACGGTTACTTCGCGGATGAGTGGAAACCGTTGTGGGTGGTTGATTTCCCGATGTTCGAATACGACGAAGAAAACGACCGCTATGCCGCCATGCACCATCCGTTTACTTCGCCCAAGCCCGGTCATGAAGACCTGATGGAAAGCGATCCCGAAAACTGCTTGGCGCGCGCCTACGATATGGTATTGAACGGCTGGGAAATCGGCGGCGGTTCTATCCGTATCCACCGTGCCGACGTTCAGGAAAAAGTGTTTGCCGCCCTGAAAATCAGCCCTGAAGAGCAACAGGAAAAATTCGGCTTCCTGCTGGACAACCTGAAATTCGGCGCGCCTCCGCACGGCGGTTTGGCCTTCGGTTTAGACCGTTTGGTTACGTTGATGACCGGTGCCGAATCTATCCGCGACGTGATTGCTTTCCCGAAAACCCAGCGCGCCCAATGCTTGCTGACCAATGCGCCGAATGCGGTTGACGAGAAACAACTGCGCGAGTTAAGCCTGCGCTTGCGTGCGAAAGCGACTGAAAACAAAGAAGCGTAA
- a CDS encoding extracellular solute-binding protein: MKKSVLAVIAALSLAACGGQSEQKTAQPQADAGSAAAANTDGLPATNNLNIYNWSNYVDESTVADFKKANNLKLTYDLYENNETLEAKVLTGRSGYDLVVPGIAFLPRQIKAGAYQKINKDLIPNYKNIDPELLKMLETADPGNEYAVPYFSGVNTLAITAKGKEILGGQLPENGWDLLFKPEYTKKLKSCGIALWDTPSEMFPIVLNYLGKDPKGTNADDIKAAAATLQAIRPDVKRFSPSVIDELARGDVCLAAGNGGDLNMAKARSEEVKNNVGIEVLTPKGMGFWIESWLIPADAKNVANAHKYINHTLDPEVAAKNGNAVTFAPASLPAREKMDPTLVATRSIFPNTDDVKDGFVMPQMADDAKKLTVNLWQKIKVGSR; the protein is encoded by the coding sequence ATGAAAAAATCAGTATTAGCCGTAATCGCAGCCCTTTCTTTGGCTGCGTGCGGCGGACAAAGCGAGCAAAAAACCGCCCAACCTCAAGCAGATGCAGGTTCTGCCGCTGCTGCCAATACAGACGGCCTGCCCGCAACCAATAATCTCAACATATACAACTGGTCGAACTACGTTGACGAAAGCACTGTTGCGGACTTCAAAAAAGCCAACAACCTGAAACTTACTTACGACCTGTATGAAAATAATGAAACGCTGGAAGCCAAAGTATTAACCGGCAGGTCGGGTTACGACCTTGTTGTGCCCGGTATCGCTTTCCTGCCGCGCCAAATCAAAGCAGGCGCATATCAGAAAATCAATAAAGATTTGATTCCTAACTATAAAAATATCGATCCCGAGCTGTTGAAAATGCTCGAAACGGCCGACCCCGGCAACGAATACGCCGTACCCTACTTCTCAGGGGTGAACACTTTGGCCATCACAGCTAAGGGTAAAGAAATACTGGGCGGCCAACTGCCTGAAAACGGCTGGGATTTGCTGTTCAAACCCGAATACACCAAAAAATTGAAATCTTGCGGCATCGCTTTATGGGATACCCCCAGCGAAATGTTCCCGATTGTGCTGAATTATCTGGGTAAAGACCCAAAAGGAACCAACGCCGACGACATCAAAGCAGCAGCGGCCACTCTGCAAGCCATCCGTCCCGACGTGAAACGTTTCAGCCCGTCGGTTATTGACGAGTTAGCCCGTGGCGACGTGTGTTTGGCAGCAGGTAACGGCGGTGATTTGAACATGGCGAAAGCGCGTTCGGAAGAAGTGAAAAACAATGTGGGTATCGAAGTGCTCACACCGAAAGGTATGGGTTTCTGGATCGAATCTTGGTTGATTCCCGCCGATGCCAAAAACGTGGCTAATGCCCACAAGTACATCAACCATACACTTGACCCCGAAGTGGCTGCGAAAAACGGCAATGCCGTTACTTTCGCCCCCGCCAGCCTGCCGGCCCGTGAAAAAATGGATCCTACGCTGGTTGCTACCCGATCCATTTTCCCGAATACCGATGATGTAAAAGACGGTTTCGTTATGCCGCAAATGGCAGATGATGCGAAAAAACTGACTGTGAATCTGTGGCAGAAAATCAAAGTTGGCTCCCGTTAA
- a CDS encoding phosphomannomutase/phosphoglucomutase, translating to MTTIAHDIFKAYDIRGIVSKTLTNEAAYLIGKAIAAKAAEKGIKKIALGRDGRLSGPELMENISKGLTESGIDVLNVGMVATPMLYFAAIRECEGSGVMITGSHNPPDYNGFKMMLGGDTLAGEAIQELLAIIENKRFVSDGLAGNVTEKDISSEYQNHIVGHIKLKRPMKIVADAGNGVAGAFAGNLYRALGCEVTELFCDVDGNFPNHHPDPAKPKNLQDVVNELKTGDAEIGIAFDGDGDRLGVVTKEGNIIYPDRQLMLFAQDVLSRNPGAKVIFDVKSTRLLTPWVKEHGGEPIMEKTGHSFIKSSMKKNGALLAGEMSGHTFFKERWFGFDDGLYAGCRLLEILSASDNPSAVLNVLPQSISTPELNIDLPEGSNGHKVIEELAQNARFDGAAEIITIDGLRVEFADGFGLMRASNTTPVLVLRFEADSEEAIARIQNQFKTVIESNPALHWPL from the coding sequence ATGACAACCATCGCCCATGATATTTTCAAAGCCTACGACATCCGCGGCATCGTCAGCAAAACCCTAACCAATGAAGCAGCCTACTTAATCGGTAAAGCCATTGCCGCCAAAGCCGCCGAGAAAGGCATCAAAAAAATCGCACTGGGGCGCGACGGTCGTTTGAGCGGCCCCGAGCTGATGGAAAATATTTCAAAAGGCTTAACCGAAAGCGGCATAGACGTACTGAACGTCGGCATGGTAGCCACGCCTATGCTCTATTTTGCCGCCATCCGCGAATGCGAAGGCAGCGGCGTAATGATTACCGGCAGCCACAACCCGCCCGACTATAACGGCTTTAAAATGATGCTCGGCGGCGATACGCTGGCAGGCGAAGCCATTCAAGAGCTGCTGGCCATCATTGAAAACAAGCGTTTTGTTTCAGACGGCCTCGCAGGAAACGTTACCGAAAAAGACATCTCTTCCGAATACCAAAACCACATCGTCGGCCACATCAAACTCAAACGCCCGATGAAAATCGTTGCCGATGCGGGTAACGGTGTAGCAGGCGCGTTTGCAGGCAACTTATACCGTGCGCTCGGCTGCGAAGTAACCGAACTCTTCTGCGATGTAGACGGCAATTTCCCCAACCACCATCCCGATCCCGCCAAGCCGAAAAATCTGCAAGATGTGGTTAACGAGCTGAAAACCGGCGATGCGGAAATCGGCATTGCCTTCGACGGCGACGGCGACCGTTTGGGCGTAGTTACCAAAGAAGGCAACATCATTTATCCCGACCGCCAACTGATGCTGTTTGCCCAAGACGTATTGAGCCGCAACCCCGGTGCCAAAGTAATTTTCGACGTAAAATCCACCCGCCTGCTCACCCCATGGGTAAAAGAACACGGCGGCGAACCGATTATGGAAAAAACCGGCCACAGCTTCATTAAATCTTCCATGAAGAAAAACGGCGCACTTCTTGCGGGAGAAATGAGCGGACACACTTTCTTTAAAGAACGCTGGTTCGGCTTTGACGACGGCCTGTACGCCGGTTGCCGCCTGCTGGAAATCCTTTCTGCAAGCGACAATCCTTCCGCCGTACTGAACGTTTTGCCGCAAAGCATTTCCACACCCGAACTGAATATCGATTTACCTGAAGGCAGCAACGGCCACAAAGTGATTGAAGAACTGGCGCAAAATGCCCGATTCGACGGCGCAGCCGAAATCATTACCATCGACGGCCTGCGCGTAGAGTTCGCCGACGGCTTCGGCTTGATGCGTGCCTCTAACACCACGCCGGTATTGGTGTTGCGATTTGAAGCCGACAGCGAAGAAGCCATCGCACGGATTCAAAACCAGTTTAAAACGGTGATTGAAAGCAATCCCGCGCTGCATTGGCCGTTATAA
- a CDS encoding DUF502 domain-containing protein translates to MAKYTADSSSFAKALKKYLITGVLVWLPIAVTVWVITYIVSASDQLINLLPLHWQPKYFLGFNIPGLGFIVAVLVLFVTGLLGANVLGKRMIAAWDNLLGRIPVVKSIYSSVKKVSESLLSDSRQSFKTPVLVPFPQPGIWTLAFVSGSIPVPALQSLPQGEEYISVYVPTTPNPTGGYYIMVKRSDVRELDMSVDEALKYVISLGMVLPDSAEASALLTAMPSENNETVSDGLQSTSKSENK, encoded by the coding sequence ATGGCAAAATACACGGCAGATAGCAGCAGTTTCGCTAAAGCATTGAAAAAATACCTGATTACGGGCGTTTTGGTATGGCTGCCTATTGCCGTTACGGTTTGGGTGATTACCTATATCGTTTCCGCGTCCGACCAATTGATTAATCTGCTTCCTCTGCATTGGCAGCCGAAGTACTTTTTAGGATTCAATATTCCCGGTTTGGGCTTCATCGTAGCGGTGTTGGTATTGTTCGTTACCGGTTTGCTGGGTGCGAATGTATTAGGCAAACGTATGATTGCCGCTTGGGATAATCTGCTCGGCCGCATACCGGTTGTAAAATCCATTTATTCCAGCGTTAAGAAAGTATCGGAATCATTGCTTTCCGATTCCCGGCAATCGTTTAAAACGCCGGTGTTGGTGCCGTTTCCTCAACCTGGTATTTGGACATTGGCTTTCGTGTCAGGCAGCATTCCGGTTCCTGCGCTGCAAAGCTTACCGCAAGGAGAGGAATATATTTCGGTTTATGTGCCGACTACACCCAATCCTACCGGCGGTTATTACATTATGGTAAAACGCAGTGATGTGCGCGAGCTGGATATGAGTGTGGACGAAGCATTGAAATATGTTATTTCTTTAGGCATGGTGCTGCCGGATTCTGCCGAAGCTTCCGCCTTGCTGACAGCTATGCCGTCTGAAAACAACGAAACTGTTTCAGACGGTCTCCAATCAACATCAAAATCCGAAAATAAATAA
- the rpsT gene encoding 30S ribosomal protein S20, which translates to MANSAQARKRARQAVKQRAHNASLRTAFRTAVKKVLKAVEAGDKAAAQAVYQESVKVIDRIADKGVYHKNKAARHKSRLSARIKALA; encoded by the coding sequence ATGGCAAACAGCGCACAAGCCCGCAAACGCGCCCGCCAAGCGGTTAAACAACGTGCCCACAACGCCAGCCTGCGTACTGCTTTCCGCACAGCGGTGAAAAAAGTACTGAAAGCGGTTGAAGCCGGCGATAAAGCTGCCGCCCAAGCAGTTTATCAAGAGTCTGTGAAAGTGATCGACCGTATTGCCGACAAAGGCGTTTATCACAAAAACAAAGCAGCTCGTCATAAAAGCCGTTTGTCTGCCAGGATTAAAGCTTTGGCTTAA
- the coaBC gene encoding bifunctional phosphopantothenoylcysteine decarboxylase/phosphopantothenate--cysteine ligase CoaBC, whose protein sequence is MSKHILLGISGGIAAYKSCELVRLLKKQGHDVTVAMSRAAAEFVSPLTFQALSGNPILSETHGGYSGNGMAHINLTRQADVFLIAPATANTIAKIANGIADNLLTNLAAARKCPLAVAPAMNVEMWFNPANRRNIAQLISDGITVFQPVYGEQACGETGIGRMPEAVELAELLPDLWTEKTLQGKKVLITAGATFEAIDPVRGITNLSSGQMGTALARACRAAGAEVTLIYGQLQTPLPFGLAHTEQAVSAQAMYEMVHKHIGRQDVFISVAAVADYKVKNSSPQKLKKDGSGIPPVIKLAENPDILASVASLANPPFCIGFAAESENVLENARAKRLRKNIPMLVANDVSISMGKTTNQITIIDEKQEISLPETDKNQAAAAIVARLAEWVK, encoded by the coding sequence ATGAGCAAACATATCCTTCTCGGCATCAGCGGCGGCATTGCTGCATACAAATCCTGCGAACTGGTACGACTGTTGAAAAAACAGGGTCATGACGTTACCGTTGCCATGAGCCGCGCAGCAGCCGAATTTGTTTCGCCACTTACTTTTCAAGCACTCAGCGGCAATCCCATTTTATCCGAAACCCACGGCGGATACAGCGGCAACGGCATGGCACACATCAATCTCACACGCCAAGCCGATGTCTTTCTGATTGCCCCTGCCACAGCCAACACCATCGCAAAAATAGCCAACGGCATCGCCGATAATCTGCTTACCAACCTTGCAGCCGCACGCAAATGCCCGCTTGCGGTTGCTCCTGCCATGAATGTCGAAATGTGGTTCAATCCTGCCAACCGCCGCAACATCGCCCAACTGATTTCAGACGGCATCACCGTATTCCAACCCGTCTACGGCGAGCAGGCTTGCGGCGAAACCGGCATAGGCCGTATGCCCGAAGCGGTCGAATTGGCGGAGCTATTGCCCGACTTATGGACGGAAAAAACTCTACAAGGCAAAAAAGTATTGATTACCGCGGGTGCCACCTTTGAAGCCATTGACCCTGTTCGCGGCATTACCAATCTCTCCAGTGGCCAAATGGGAACCGCCCTCGCCCGCGCCTGCCGCGCAGCCGGAGCCGAGGTTACCCTGATATACGGCCAACTTCAAACCCCACTGCCTTTCGGCTTGGCCCATACCGAGCAAGCCGTCAGCGCCCAAGCCATGTATGAAATGGTGCATAAACATATCGGCAGGCAAGACGTATTTATTTCCGTAGCCGCCGTAGCTGATTACAAAGTGAAAAACAGCAGCCCGCAAAAACTGAAAAAAGACGGCAGCGGCATTCCTCCCGTCATCAAATTGGCGGAAAACCCCGATATTCTTGCTTCCGTGGCTTCACTCGCTAACCCGCCGTTTTGCATCGGATTTGCCGCCGAAAGCGAAAACGTACTCGAAAACGCCCGCGCCAAACGTTTGCGTAAAAACATTCCGATGCTGGTGGCTAACGATGTGTCCATCTCCATGGGTAAGACAACCAATCAAATTACCATTATTGATGAAAAGCAGGAAATTTCACTGCCGGAAACTGATAAAAACCAAGCCGCAGCCGCAATCGTGGCGCGCTTGGCAGAATGGGTAAAATAA
- a CDS encoding AraC family transcriptional regulator, protein MDILDKLVSLAQIKGRVDVQCRFQENWYVRQEPVQTQGQVHIVAEGEGYLKVDGCDARLLKAGDVVLFPRVAGHIISSSVACDNTCDVPEIVQNGVFTLKKSGSAGKGMDLFCARFDYDAQADLIKSLPETVYLKVEHPSLRALISMLEYEAQRKEEGAETVVNALFSVLLVLLMRVYLEQGNREVLAGTLNGWQDYRLRGVVQAVLASPEYTWSVGDMAAAANMSRAQLMRLFKQQIGVSPHVFVSRIRLQQAALLLKNTADSVLSVGLSVGFRSETHFGKAFKKQYGMSPGQYRKNGKADLASAPE, encoded by the coding sequence ATGGATATTCTCGATAAATTAGTTTCTCTGGCCCAAATCAAAGGGCGTGTGGATGTGCAATGTCGTTTTCAAGAGAATTGGTATGTGCGGCAAGAGCCTGTGCAAACGCAGGGACAGGTGCATATCGTTGCCGAAGGGGAAGGGTATTTAAAGGTTGACGGATGTGATGCACGCCTTTTGAAGGCCGGCGATGTGGTTCTTTTTCCCCGTGTTGCGGGGCATATTATCAGCAGCAGTGTGGCTTGCGATAATACCTGTGATGTGCCTGAAATTGTGCAAAACGGGGTGTTTACGCTGAAAAAAAGTGGTTCCGCAGGAAAGGGGATGGATTTATTTTGTGCCCGTTTTGATTACGATGCCCAAGCTGATTTAATCAAGAGCTTGCCGGAAACTGTTTATTTGAAAGTCGAGCATCCCTCGTTACGTGCTTTGATAAGCATGTTGGAATACGAGGCGCAACGCAAGGAAGAAGGAGCGGAAACTGTTGTCAATGCTTTGTTTTCCGTTTTATTGGTGTTATTGATGCGCGTTTATTTGGAACAGGGCAATCGGGAGGTGCTGGCCGGTACATTGAACGGCTGGCAGGATTACCGCCTCAGAGGGGTGGTGCAAGCGGTATTGGCATCGCCGGAATACACGTGGAGTGTCGGCGATATGGCAGCGGCTGCCAATATGTCGAGAGCCCAGTTGATGCGTTTGTTTAAGCAGCAAATAGGCGTTAGCCCTCACGTTTTTGTAAGCCGCATCCGTTTGCAGCAGGCTGCTTTGCTGCTTAAAAATACGGCAGATTCGGTATTGTCGGTGGGGTTGTCGGTAGGTTTCCGTTCAGAAACGCATTTCGGTAAAGCCTTTAAAAAGCAATACGGCATGTCTCCGGGACAATACAGAAAAAACGGCAAAGCGGATTTAGCCAGCGCACCCGAGTAG
- a CDS encoding phospholipase A, which produces MLKRYLIIGACLSAAVPSAAAEDAALQCTLVRDNSLRLACFDKVYSAQFPLQKAPTPPKSKPKAVDLVRTVDESLHRKEATIVFSTDQGQPLAAPTETLLDAADAYTPLSQMYDLDQNHTSGILSVREHNPMYLIPAWYNSNPNRMPQSSTRGVSENRISKEQKRLEAKMQASFKTKLMEDVFKTRADIWFGYTQTSHWQVWNQGEKSAPFRNNDYQPEFFITQPVKADLPGGGKLRMLGLGLVHQSNGQSRPLSRSWNRIYGMAGMEWGKLTVIPRLWVRAFDQKGERDDNPDISRYMGYGDLKLQYLFNNQQTVATTMRYNPKTGRGGVQTDYTFPIKGKLKGYVQGFHGYGESLLDYNHKHNSVGFGFMLNDWDGF; this is translated from the coding sequence ATGTTGAAACGTTATTTGATTATCGGTGCCTGTTTATCGGCAGCAGTACCTTCGGCTGCGGCAGAGGATGCTGCATTGCAATGTACCTTGGTACGGGACAACTCATTGCGTCTGGCCTGTTTTGATAAAGTGTATTCGGCACAATTTCCGCTGCAAAAAGCACCAACACCGCCAAAAAGCAAACCTAAAGCTGTAGATTTGGTTAGAACGGTGGATGAAAGTTTACACAGAAAAGAAGCTACTATTGTTTTTAGTACAGACCAAGGGCAGCCGTTGGCCGCTCCTACGGAAACTCTGCTTGATGCGGCGGACGCTTATACACCGTTGAGCCAGATGTATGATTTGGATCAGAATCATACAAGCGGAATTTTATCGGTGCGCGAGCATAATCCTATGTATCTGATTCCTGCATGGTACAACAGCAATCCGAACAGAATGCCGCAATCATCTACACGAGGGGTGTCTGAAAACCGGATTTCCAAAGAGCAGAAGCGCTTGGAAGCCAAAATGCAGGCTTCTTTTAAAACCAAGTTGATGGAGGATGTATTCAAAACCCGTGCCGATATTTGGTTTGGTTATACTCAAACCTCGCATTGGCAGGTATGGAATCAAGGCGAAAAATCGGCACCGTTCCGTAACAACGATTACCAGCCGGAGTTTTTTATTACCCAGCCTGTGAAGGCCGATTTGCCGGGCGGAGGTAAGTTGCGCATGCTTGGTTTGGGTTTGGTGCACCAGTCGAATGGTCAAAGCCGTCCTCTATCACGTTCTTGGAACCGCATCTACGGTATGGCAGGTATGGAATGGGGTAAGTTAACGGTTATTCCGCGTTTATGGGTAAGGGCGTTTGACCAGAAAGGCGAAAGAGACGATAACCCCGATATTTCCCGTTATATGGGTTACGGCGATTTAAAACTGCAATACTTATTTAACAACCAGCAAACCGTTGCCACCACCATGCGTTATAACCCGAAAACCGGCAGGGGAGGTGTGCAAACCGATTATACTTTCCCGATTAAAGGCAAGCTGAAAGGTTATGTACAGGGTTTTCACGGCTACGGCGAAAGTTTGCTCGACTATAACCACAAACATAACAGTGTCGGTTTTGGTTTTATGTTAAATGATTGGGACGGTTTTTAG
- a CDS encoding carboxymuconolactone decarboxylase family protein, producing the protein MFQNWPEHTAHVKKLFGELGKSHPKMVQAYDLLDQAAAAEALDEKTRELISIAVAITTRCESCISIHAENAVKAGATESEIVGALATAISLNAGAAYTYALRVLEAAETQR; encoded by the coding sequence ATGTTTCAAAATTGGCCTGAACATACTGCCCATGTAAAAAAATTGTTTGGCGAATTAGGCAAATCCCATCCTAAAATGGTCCAAGCCTATGACTTGCTCGATCAAGCGGCGGCGGCCGAAGCATTGGACGAGAAAACCCGAGAGCTGATTTCCATTGCCGTAGCCATTACCACACGCTGCGAAAGCTGCATCAGCATTCATGCCGAAAATGCAGTTAAAGCAGGCGCAACCGAAAGCGAAATCGTCGGAGCTTTAGCAACGGCCATCTCGCTCAATGCCGGTGCCGCCTACACCTACGCTTTACGTGTTTTGGAAGCTGCCGAAACCCAACGCTGA